The Fibrobacter sp. genomic interval CGGAACGATACCTTCTTCGACGGCAGCGCGGGTTGCGTGCATGGCGTCGTCGACGCGGTCCTTCTTTTCCTTCATTTCGACTTCGGTAGCGGCACCGACCTTGATCACGGCCACACCGCCGGCGAGCTTGGCCAGGCGTTCCTGGAGCTTTTCGCGGTCGTAGTCGCTCGTGGTGGTTTCGATTTGCTTCTTGATCTGACCGATACGGCCCTTGATGGAGGCAGCGTCGCCAGCACCTTCGACGATCGTGGTGTTGTCCTTCGTGATGGTAATGGACTTGGCCTGGCCGAGAACCGTGACCGGAGCGTCTTCGAGCTTGGCACCCGTGTCTTCGGAAACGAGCATACCACCGGTGAGGATGGCGATGTCTTCGAGCATGGCCTTGCGGCGGTCACCGAAGCCCGGAGCCTTGACGGCAGCGACCTTCAGGGTACCACGCATCTTGTTCACGACGAGCGTTGCGAGAGCTTCGCCATCGACGTCTTCGGCGATGATGAGCAGCGACTTGCCCTGCTTGGCAACGTGTTCGAGCATCGGGAGAAGATCCTTCATGGTAGAAATCTTCTTGTCGTACAGGAGGATGTACGGATTCTCGAGGGAGACTTCCATGCTGTCGGTGTTAGTGACAAAGTACGGAGAAAGGTAGCCGCGGTCGAACTGCATACCTTCAACGACGTCGAGGATGGTGTCGGCGGTCTTGGATTCTTCGATGGTGATGACACCGTCGTTGCCGACCTTTTCCATGGCGTTGGCGAGGAGGTCACCGATTTCCGGGTCGTTGTTGGCGGAGATGGTAGCGACCTGGGCGATGTGTTCCTTGCCGTTGATCTTCACGGCCATCTTGCCGATTTCCTTGATGACGGCGTCGACGGCGGCGTCCATACCGCGCTTGATGTCCATCGGGTTTGCACCGGCGGCCACGTTCTTGAGGCCTTCGCGAGTGATAGCCTGGGCGAGCACGGTAGCAGTGGTGGTACCGTCACCGGCAGCGTCGCTCGTCTTGTTGGCGACTTCCTTGGCCATCTGGGCGCCGAGATTTTCGTAGGCGTCTTCGAGTTCCACTTCCTTGGCGACAGTCACACCGTCCTTGGTCACGTTCGGGGCACCGAAGGAGCGGGCGATCATCACGTTACGGCCCTTGGGGCCGAGAGTTACCTTGACAGCGTTGGCGAGCTTGTCCACGCCCTTCATGAGGGATTCGCGAGCTGCCACATCAAACTTGAGTTGCTTTGCCATTTTGATTTTTCCTTTTTTTTAAATTCTGTGGTTACTCGTCACTAGTCTTTGGTTACTGGTTTTTTAATCGCGGCTTCGCCGCCCAGCTAGGAACTAGCGACTATTGACTGGCGACTAAAGAGTCGCGATGACGTCCGGTTCCTTGACGATGAGGTAGTTTTCGCCGTCGACGGTGACTTCGGTGCCGCTGTACTTGCCGTAGAGCACCACGTCGCCCACCTTGACTTCCATGGGGATAACATCACCCTTGTCGTTCTTGCGGCCCGGGCCCACTGCCACGACCTTGCCCTGCATGGGCTTTTCCTTGGCATTGTCCGGAATGAAGAGAC includes:
- the groL gene encoding chaperonin GroEL (60 kDa chaperone family; promotes refolding of misfolded polypeptides especially under stressful conditions; forms two stacked rings of heptamers to form a barrel-shaped 14mer; ends can be capped by GroES; misfolded proteins enter the barrel where they are refolded when GroES binds) — its product is MAKQLKFDVAARESLMKGVDKLANAVKVTLGPKGRNVMIARSFGAPNVTKDGVTVAKEVELEDAYENLGAQMAKEVANKTSDAAGDGTTTATVLAQAITREGLKNVAAGANPMDIKRGMDAAVDAVIKEIGKMAVKINGKEHIAQVATISANNDPEIGDLLANAMEKVGNDGVITIEESKTADTILDVVEGMQFDRGYLSPYFVTNTDSMEVSLENPYILLYDKKISTMKDLLPMLEHVAKQGKSLLIIAEDVDGEALATLVVNKMRGTLKVAAVKAPGFGDRRKAMLEDIAILTGGMLVSEDTGAKLEDAPVTVLGQAKSITITKDNTTIVEGAGDAASIKGRIGQIKKQIETTTSDYDREKLQERLAKLAGGVAVIKVGAATEVEMKEKKDRVDDAMHATRAAVEEGIVPGGGVALIRAEKAIDALKFDNSDQKTGAAIIRRAIEEPLRQIVQNAGLEGSVVVNKVKEGKDAFGYNAKTDTYEDLIKAGVIDPAKVTRTALKNASSIASMILTTDCVITEKKEPKPAAPAMDPGMGGMGGMM
- the groES gene encoding co-chaperone GroES, with amino-acid sequence MIKPLADRIVVKPAEAEQKTSSGLFIPDNAKEKPMQGKVVAVGPGRKNDKGDVIPMEVKVGDVVLYGKYSGTEVTVDGENYLIVKEPDVIATL